From one Candidatus Gastranaerophilales bacterium genomic stretch:
- a CDS encoding helix-turn-helix transcriptional regulator, producing MQYDKLGLYIKNKRLKAGKSLNGFALENGIEPAVLSRIENLKQGIKLDALFKIAKGFGQSPAEFLLTFETK from the coding sequence ATGCAATACGATAAATTGGGCTTATACATTAAAAATAAAAGACTGAAAGCAGGTAAATCTCTAAATGGTTTTGCGTTAGAGAACGGCATTGAACCTGCTGTTTTATCGAGAATAGAAAATCTTAAGCAAGGGATTAAGCTTGATGCCCTTTTTAAAATAGCAAAGGGATTTGGACAATCTCCCGCTGAATTTTTACTGACGTTTGAAACAAAATAA